The nucleotide window ATGTATTCGCAGCTAGACGCTTAATATAGCCGTTATGCGTTAATGTCACAACTGAGTTTTCACGTGGAATTAAATCCTCATCCTCAATCATTTCAAGGCCGCCTGCAGTAATTTCAGTACGACGCTTATCGTTGTAACGCTCTTTAATTTCAAGCATTTCAGTTCGAATAATTTCAAGAACCTTTGTTTCATCCGCTAAAATTGCTTTCAATTCGCTAATTAATCTTTGCAGCTCTTGATATTCAGCTTCAATCTTTTCACGTTCTAAGCCGCTTAAGCGAACAAGACGCATATCCAGAATCGCTTGTGCTTGGCGTTCGCTTAATGTAAAGCGTTCCATTAAAACAGGCTTTGCTTCATCCCCACTACGTGAACCACGAATAATAGCGATAATTTCATCAATATGATCAAGTGCGATACGCAAACCTTCTAAAATATGCGCGCGTTCCTCCGCTTTGCGTAATTCAAACGCTGTACGACGAGTAATTACTATTTTTTGATGCTCTAAATAATGATGTAAAGCTTCTTTTAAGCTTAAAATTTTCGGCTGCCCATCTACTAATGCAAGCATATTCACACCGAAGCTTGATTGCATCGCTGTTTGTTTATATAGGTTATTTAATACAACATTCGCATTTGCATCACGGCGCACTTCAATCACAACGCGCATTCCGTTACGATCCGACTCATCACGTAAATTTGTAATACCATCGATTTTTTTATCGCGTACAAGCTCGGCAATTTTTTCAATGAGCTTTGCTTTATTTACTTGATAAGGCAGCTCATGGATTAAAATTGTTTCTTTCCCATTGCTGCTCTGTTCAATTTCTACCTTAGCTCGGATAATAATAGAGCCACGACCTGTTTCATAAGCTCGGCGAATACCTGAGCGACCCATAATTAAGCCGCCTGTTGGGAAATCTGGTCCCGGTATAATTTCCATTAGCTCCTCTGTCGTAATCGCAGGGTTTTCTGATAAAGCAAGAACTGCGTCAATTGTTTCACCTAATTGATGTGGTGGAATATTTGTTGCCATCCCTACTGCGATACCAGAGGCACCATTGACAAGTAAGTTTGGGTAACGTGATGGCAATACTTTTGGCTCTTGTTCACTGCCATCATAGTTTGGCTCATAATCAATTGTGTCTTTGTTAATATCACGTAGCATTTCCATTGCAATTTTGGACATACGCGATTCTGTATAACGCATTGCTGCAGCACCATCGCCATCAACAGAGCCGAAGTTTCCATGACCGTCGACTAGCATATAACGATAGCTGAAATCCTGTGCCATACGCACCATTGCATCGTAAATAGAGGAGTCACCATGTGGGTGATACTTACCCATTACGTCCCCTACAATACGGGCACTCTTCTTATATGGCTTATCTGATGTGTTGCCTAGCTCCTGCATTCCATATAAAATACGGCGGTGTACAGGCTTTAATCCATCGCGTACATCTGGTAAAGCACGCGCTACAATCACGCTCATTGCGTAACTTAAAAATGATGTTTTAATTTCATTTGTAATATTTCTTCCTTGAATATTCCCATGTTCAATCTCAGACAAAATATAGACCTCCCTTCCAAACGATTAAATATCTAATTCAGCGTAGACAGCATTTTCCTCAATGAAATGACGACGTGGTTCAACATCATCGCCCATCAATTGATCAAAGATTCGATCTGCTTCAATCGCATCATCTAATTCAATACGAATTAATGTACGATGCTCTGGGTCCATTGTTGTATCCCATAATTGATCTGCATTCATTTCACCTAAACCTTTGTAACGCTGAACGTTTGGTTTCGGCACGCTTGATAAACGATTTAAAATTTCATCTAGTTCTTCATCTGAATAGCAATATTCAACATGCTTCCCTTGCTTCACTTGATATAACGGTGGCTTTGCCGCATAAACATAGCCTGCCTCGATTAATGGACGCATAAAGCGGAATAAAAATGTTAATAACAGCACACGTATATGTGCGCCATCGACATCGGCATCCGTCATAATAATAATTTTGTGATAACGCGCTTTTTCTAAATTAAACTCTTCTCCAATACCAGTTCCGAAAGCTGTAATCATTGCACGAATCTCAGCATTTGAAAGAATGCGGTCTAAGCGTGCTTTTTCTACGTTTAAAATTTTCCCGCGCAATGGCAAAATTGCTTGGAAGTGACGATCGCGTCCACTTTTCGCAGAACCACCAGCAGAGTCACCCTCAACGATATAAATTTCAGATTCAGCAGGGTTTGTTGAAGAACAATCTGCAAGCTTCCCTGGTAAACTTGATACTTCTAAAGCTGACTTACGGCGTGTAAATTCGCGCGCTTTTTTCGCTGCTACACGTGCACGAGCCGCCATTAAGCCCTTTTCCACTACTTGACGTGCAACAGTTGGATTTTCTAGCATAAAACGCTCAAAGCCCTCTGAGAACAATGAATTTGTAATTTGGCTTACTTCTGAGTTGCCTAATTTTGTTTTCGTTTGTCCTTCAAATTGTGGATCTGGGTGTTTCACAGATACGATAGCAATTAAGCCTTCACGTACATCTTCCCCTGTTAAATTAGCATCCGCCTCTTTTAACAAGCCGTTTTTACGTGCATAATCATTAATCACACGTGTTAAAGCTGTTTTAAAGCCTGATTCATGTGTACCACCCTCATACGTATTAATATTATTGGCAAATGACATAATTGTTGAAGAAAAGCCTGCATTATATTGCATCGCTATTTCAACAGAAATACCGTCCTTTTCCCCATTTACATCAATTGGTTCGTGAAGTGGTTCTTTATTTGCATTTAAATGCTCTACATATGAGCGTATACCACCTTCATAATGGTATGTAACAGAGCGTACCTCTTCCTCGCGTTCATCCGCAATCGTGATGCGAATACCACGATTTAAATAAGCTAATTCACGTACACGTGTAGCTAAAATATCATATTCATAAACAGTTGTTTCCGTAAATATTTCTGCATCTGCTTTGAAGCGTGTAGTTGTACCTGTTTCATCCGTATCACCAATTACAGTAAGAGGCTGTATCGTTTGTCCACGCTCGAATTTAATACTGTGTACATGTCCATCACGCTTTACATAAACCTCTGTCTCAATTGATAATGCATTTACAACCGAAGCACCTACACCATGTAGACCACCTGACACTTTATAGCCGCCACCGCCGAATTTACCACCAGCGTGTAGCACTGTCATAATAACTTCAACAGCAGGTAAGCCCATTTTCTCTTGCGTGCTAACAGGAATACCGCGTCCATTATCTTCAACACGAATCCAGTTATCCTTTTCAATAGCAACAGTAATGTCTGTACAAAAACCAGCAAGTGCCTCATCAATACTGTTATCTACAATTTCCCATACTAAATGGTGTAGACCTTTAGAACTTGTAGAACCGATATACATACCTGGACGTTTACGAACTGCCTCCAAGCCCTCTAATACTTGTATTTGATCAGCATCATAAGCTTGCTGCTGAACGTCTTTTTCTTCTAAAGACACTATGTTCACCCACTCTTTCTTCACACTGTATAAATCCATTGTTCCACAAAGGCTTTGTTATTTTACAATATCGCCTTGTTTCACATGGAACAATCTAGCCTGTTCAATCGTTTCATGATGAATGCCCTCAACACTTGTTGTTGTAACAAATGTCTGCACCTCACCTTGAATTGTATTTAATAAATGTGATTGTCTATAATCATCTAACTCTGATAACACGTCATCTAATAACAAGATAGGTGTTTCTTTCGTCTCTTGTTTAATTAATTCAATTTCAGCGAGCTTTAAAGATAAAGCTGTCGTACGCTGCTGTCCTTGCGAGCCATATGTTTGAACATCATAATCATTGACAAAAAATTGCAAATCATCTCGGTGTGGTCCTACTAATGTAACACCGCGCTCCAGCTCTCTTTTTCTTGCTTCTAATAGCTTTTGCTCTAAATGTGCCGCCATCTGCTCTACGCTTTGATCAGCAGTTAGACCTGAAATCGGTCGATATTTGATAACAAGCTTTTCTAAGCCACGCGAAATCCCAGCATGAATTGGCTCAGCCCATGCCTGCAATAGCTCCATAAATTGGAATCTTTTACGAATGATTTGAACAGCTGCTTGAATGTACTGTTCTGTATAAACATCAAACATGACATCATTTAATGCGTGGCGACCTTGATTGCTTTTTAAAATATGGTTTCGCTGTTTTAATATTTTTTGGAATGTTAATAAATCATGTAAATATACAGGAGATATTTGACCAATTTCCATATCAATAAAGCGTCGTCGTAATTGGGGACTTCCTTTCACAACGTGTAAATCCTCTGGTGCAAACATCACGACATTCATTTGCCCGATATAATCACTAAGGCGCGTTTGTTCAAGGTGATTTATTTTACCTTTTTTACCTTTTTTAGATATCATTAATTCAATCGGAAAACTGCCATAACGCTTTTGTACAACACCTTCTATTTTACCATAGTCTGCTTGCCAGCGTATCAATTCTTTATCATTTGATGTACGATGGGATTTAGCCATAGCTAAAACGTAAATAGACTCCATAACATTTGTTTTCCCTTGTGCATTTTCCCCGATGAAAACATTAATTTTAGGAGAAAAATCGAGCATTAATGACTCATAATTCCGATAGTTTATCAGCTTTAATTGCTCGATATTCATTCATTTGCACCGTTCTCAACAATACGAAAGCGTCCAACACCAGGAATATTCACGACATCGCCATTGCGAATTTTTCGTCCTCGGCGAT belongs to Lysinibacillus louembei and includes:
- the recF gene encoding DNA replication/repair protein RecF (All proteins in this family for which functions are known are DNA-binding proteins that assist the filamentation of RecA onto DNA for the initiation of recombination or recombinational repair.), whose amino-acid sequence is MNIEQLKLINYRNYESLMLDFSPKINVFIGENAQGKTNVMESIYVLAMAKSHRTSNDKELIRWQADYGKIEGVVQKRYGSFPIELMISKKGKKGKINHLEQTRLSDYIGQMNVVMFAPEDLHVVKGSPQLRRRFIDMEIGQISPVYLHDLLTFQKILKQRNHILKSNQGRHALNDVMFDVYTEQYIQAAVQIIRKRFQFMELLQAWAEPIHAGISRGLEKLVIKYRPISGLTADQSVEQMAAHLEQKLLEARKRELERGVTLVGPHRDDLQFFVNDYDVQTYGSQGQQRTTALSLKLAEIELIKQETKETPILLLDDVLSELDDYRQSHLLNTIQGEVQTFVTTTSVEGIHHETIEQARLFHVKQGDIVK
- the gyrB gene encoding DNA topoisomerase (ATP-hydrolyzing) subunit B: MSLEEKDVQQQAYDADQIQVLEGLEAVRKRPGMYIGSTSSKGLHHLVWEIVDNSIDEALAGFCTDITVAIEKDNWIRVEDNGRGIPVSTQEKMGLPAVEVIMTVLHAGGKFGGGGYKVSGGLHGVGASVVNALSIETEVYVKRDGHVHSIKFERGQTIQPLTVIGDTDETGTTTRFKADAEIFTETTVYEYDILATRVRELAYLNRGIRITIADEREEEVRSVTYHYEGGIRSYVEHLNANKEPLHEPIDVNGEKDGISVEIAMQYNAGFSSTIMSFANNINTYEGGTHESGFKTALTRVINDYARKNGLLKEADANLTGEDVREGLIAIVSVKHPDPQFEGQTKTKLGNSEVSQITNSLFSEGFERFMLENPTVARQVVEKGLMAARARVAAKKAREFTRRKSALEVSSLPGKLADCSSTNPAESEIYIVEGDSAGGSAKSGRDRHFQAILPLRGKILNVEKARLDRILSNAEIRAMITAFGTGIGEEFNLEKARYHKIIIMTDADVDGAHIRVLLLTFLFRFMRPLIEAGYVYAAKPPLYQVKQGKHVEYCYSDEELDEILNRLSSVPKPNVQRYKGLGEMNADQLWDTTMDPEHRTLIRIELDDAIEADRIFDQLMGDDVEPRRHFIEENAVYAELDI
- the gyrA gene encoding DNA gyrase subunit A — encoded protein: MSEIEHGNIQGRNITNEIKTSFLSYAMSVIVARALPDVRDGLKPVHRRILYGMQELGNTSDKPYKKSARIVGDVMGKYHPHGDSSIYDAMVRMAQDFSYRYMLVDGHGNFGSVDGDGAAAMRYTESRMSKIAMEMLRDINKDTIDYEPNYDGSEQEPKVLPSRYPNLLVNGASGIAVGMATNIPPHQLGETIDAVLALSENPAITTEELMEIIPGPDFPTGGLIMGRSGIRRAYETGRGSIIIRAKVEIEQSSNGKETILIHELPYQVNKAKLIEKIAELVRDKKIDGITNLRDESDRNGMRVVIEVRRDANANVVLNNLYKQTAMQSSFGVNMLALVDGQPKILSLKEALHHYLEHQKIVITRRTAFELRKAEERAHILEGLRIALDHIDEIIAIIRGSRSGDEAKPVLMERFTLSERQAQAILDMRLVRLSGLEREKIEAEYQELQRLISELKAILADETKVLEIIRTEMLEIKERYNDKRRTEITAGGLEMIEDEDLIPRENSVVTLTHNGYIKRLAANTYRSQKRGGRGVQGMGTNEDDFVEHLLFTSTHDTILFFTSKGKVFRAKGYEIPEFGRTAKGLPIVNLLNIEKDEKVTAMIRVESFEDDAYFIFTTKTGITKRTPVSQFSNIRTNGLIAISLRDDDDLISVRLTDGKKQIIIGTQDGMLVRFQEEDIRSMGRSAAGVRGIKLRDGDYVVGMEIIEPGQEILVVTEKGYGKRTPEQEYRLQSRGGVGLKTMQITEKNGKMCAVKAVDGTEDIMLITINGMLIRMDVQDISVIGRSTQGVRLIRLAEEEYVATVAKVEKDSDEAAEDDNLAENE